The following are encoded in a window of Primulina eburnea isolate SZY01 chromosome 4, ASM2296580v1, whole genome shotgun sequence genomic DNA:
- the LOC140830491 gene encoding beta-glucuronosyltransferase GlcAT14A-like isoform X1, with protein sequence MGAERKWLFSLFSAAFVSFLMFLSFISGFSSTNYNEFSSHKPFDSAVLRGPGHPPAFAYYIFGGRGDGERIFRLLLAVYHPRNRYLLHISADGGDEERARLAALVKSVPAVRAFENVDVFGKPDPNTLMGSTNIAAILRAAAVLLKMDEGWDWFLTLSAMDYPLVTQDDLSHVFSSVKRDLNFIDHTSDLGWKESQRIEPIVVDPGIYLARRTQIFHATEKRPMPDAFKVFTGSPWVVLSRSFLKFCVFGWDNLPRTILMYVNNMVLSHEVYFHSVICNTPEFKNTTVNADLRYFVWDDPPKMEPHYLNTSDYDEMAKSGAAFARQFEKDQPVLDMIDRKILMRGRNRVTPGAWCKGRQSWLMDPCSQWGNVNVVKPGPQVKIFEESINKLISDWNSELDTCT encoded by the exons ATGGGAGCTGAAAGGAAATGGCTTTTCTCCCTGTTTTCTGCTGCTTTCGTCTCATTTCTCATGTTCTTATCGTTTATTTCGGGATTCAGCTCCACGAATTATAATGAATTTTCATCCCACAAGCCGTTTGATTCGGCGGTTCTTCGCGGGCCAGGCCACCCCCCGGCTTTTGCCTATTACATTTTCGGTGGACGAGGGGACGGCGAGAGGATTTTCCGTTTGTTGTTAGCGGTGTACCATCCCAGGAATAGGTATTTATTGCATATTTCGGCGGATGGAGGTGATGAGGAGAGAGCGAGGCTGGCGGCATTGGTGAAGTCAGTGCCAGCAGTTCGGGCCTTTGAGAACGTGGATGTCTTCGGGAAGCCCGATCCAAATACTTTAATGGGTTCCACTAATATTGCTGCTATTTTAAGGGCTGCAGCTGTTTTGTTGAAGATGGACGAAGGGTGGGATTGGTTTTTAACTCTTAGTGCTATGGATTATCCGTTGGTTACCCAAGATG ACTTATCCCATGTGTTCTCATCAGTTAAGAGAGACCTGAACTTTATCGATCACACTAGTGACTTGGGTTGGAAAGA GAGTCAAAGAATTGAACCTATTGTAGTTGACCCAGGAATTTACTTGGCTAGAAGGACTCAAATTTTTCACGCAACTGAGAAGCGTCCAATGCCTGATGCTTTCAAGGTTTTCACGG GTTCTCCATGGGTTGTCTTGAGTCGATCCTTCCTCAAATTTTGTGTTTTCGGTTGGGATAATCTTCCGCGAACCATTCTAATGTATGTTAATAATATGGTCTTGTCCCACGAGGTCTATTTCCATTCTGTTATATGCAATACACCCGAGTTCAAAAATACGACCGTTAATGCCGACTTGAGGTATTTTGTTTGGGACGATCCTCCTAAGATGGAACCCCATTACCTCAACACGTCGGATTATGATGAAATGGCTAAAAGTGGGGCTGCTTTTGCCAGACAGTTTGAAAAAGATCAGCCAGTGCTAGATATGATTGACAGAAAGATCCTCATGCGTGGACGTAACCGAGTGACGCCTGGTGCTTGGTGCAAAGGTCGACAGAGCTGGTTGATGGATCCATGTTCGCAATGGGGTAATGTGAATGTCGTGAAGCCGGGACCTCAGGTCAAGATTTTTGAAGAGTCCATAAACAAACTTATCAGTGATTGGAACTCAGAGTTAGACACCTGCACCTGA
- the LOC140830491 gene encoding beta-glucuronosyltransferase GlcAT14A-like isoform X2 gives MGAERKWLFSLFSAAFVSFLMFLSFISGFSSTNYNEFSSHKPFDSAVLRGPGHPPAFAYYIFGGRGDGERIFRLLLAVYHPRNRYLLHISADGGDEERARLAALVKSVPAVRAFENVDVFGKPDPNTLMGSTNIAAILRAAAVLLKMDEGWDWFLTLSAMDYPLVTQDDLSHVFSSVKRDLNFIDHTSDLGWKESQRIEPIVVDPGIYLARRTQIFHATEKRPMPDAFKVFTGSPWVVLSRSFLKFCVFGWDNLPRTILIQFEKDQPVLDMIDRKILMRGRNRVTPGAWCKGRQSWLMDPCSQWGNVNVVKPGPQVKIFEESINKLISDWNSELDTCT, from the exons ATGGGAGCTGAAAGGAAATGGCTTTTCTCCCTGTTTTCTGCTGCTTTCGTCTCATTTCTCATGTTCTTATCGTTTATTTCGGGATTCAGCTCCACGAATTATAATGAATTTTCATCCCACAAGCCGTTTGATTCGGCGGTTCTTCGCGGGCCAGGCCACCCCCCGGCTTTTGCCTATTACATTTTCGGTGGACGAGGGGACGGCGAGAGGATTTTCCGTTTGTTGTTAGCGGTGTACCATCCCAGGAATAGGTATTTATTGCATATTTCGGCGGATGGAGGTGATGAGGAGAGAGCGAGGCTGGCGGCATTGGTGAAGTCAGTGCCAGCAGTTCGGGCCTTTGAGAACGTGGATGTCTTCGGGAAGCCCGATCCAAATACTTTAATGGGTTCCACTAATATTGCTGCTATTTTAAGGGCTGCAGCTGTTTTGTTGAAGATGGACGAAGGGTGGGATTGGTTTTTAACTCTTAGTGCTATGGATTATCCGTTGGTTACCCAAGATG ACTTATCCCATGTGTTCTCATCAGTTAAGAGAGACCTGAACTTTATCGATCACACTAGTGACTTGGGTTGGAAAGA GAGTCAAAGAATTGAACCTATTGTAGTTGACCCAGGAATTTACTTGGCTAGAAGGACTCAAATTTTTCACGCAACTGAGAAGCGTCCAATGCCTGATGCTTTCAAGGTTTTCACGG GTTCTCCATGGGTTGTCTTGAGTCGATCCTTCCTCAAATTTTGTGTTTTCGGTTGGGATAATCTTCCGCGAACCATTCTAAT ACAGTTTGAAAAAGATCAGCCAGTGCTAGATATGATTGACAGAAAGATCCTCATGCGTGGACGTAACCGAGTGACGCCTGGTGCTTGGTGCAAAGGTCGACAGAGCTGGTTGATGGATCCATGTTCGCAATGGGGTAATGTGAATGTCGTGAAGCCGGGACCTCAGGTCAAGATTTTTGAAGAGTCCATAAACAAACTTATCAGTGATTGGAACTCAGAGTTAGACACCTGCACCTGA